The DNA window CGCCCTACCCGTGTCGTTCGGCGGCTGAGACTACTATCCTCAGGATGCGCACCCACGGCTGGTCCGGATCCGCACCCGCCACCGACGAGGAAGCCATCAGCCGCATCCTCGACGCGGCGAGCAAGGTGATCGACGCACGCGGCGCCGAATTTTCGATCAGCGACGTCGCCCGCGCCCTCGGCGTCACACGACAGACGGTGTACCGCTATTTTCCGAGCACCGATGCACTGCTGATCGCCGCCGCCGTGCACGCAGCGAGCGGCTTCATCGATCGGTTGGCCGCTCATATGCGTGGAATCACGGATCCGGCCGATGCGATTGCGGAGGCCGTCGCCACCGTCCTCGAGTGGTTGCCCGAGGACAAGCACCTCGGCCTGCTCATCATGCCCGGCCAGCCAAGCCCACACACAGAGTCGGTGACGTCGGATGTCGCGCTGGATTTCGGCCACTCGATGGTTCGCAGGTTCGACGTCGACTGGGCGGGCCTCGGATTCAGCGACGCAGATCTCGGGGAACTGGTCGAGCATCTCCTGCGGATCATCCAGTCATTCGTGATCGATCCCGGCCGACCACCGCGCCAAGGGGCCGAACTCCGCAGTTACCTGCGGAGGTGGGTCGGTGGGGCTATCCAGCCGTCGGCGGAGCCGACAATCAGACCACCGTCAGCGGCAGCGACTTCCGGTCCTCGAACTCCCACGACGCACCGCCACTGAACTTGCACACGGCGACCTCGGGCAATTCCTTTGCGGCGGTGTCGGTTTCGATCACGCGGACGGTCCAGTCCGACTCGGTACCCGACACCTCGGCGCGCAGGTGCGGATCGACCGCCTGGACAATCGCCTGCAGGGGGGCGTCGGCGACCGGCGAAACCAGCGAGATCCACGAACCGTCCTCGTACGCAGGTGATTTGCGCACGTGCACGAAGTTCGGGTCGATATCGGCGTAGATGTACGCCGCCGGGTTGAGCAGAGGATGAAGCTCGAGGACCCGCAACGCGCCCTTGACATCCTTGGAGAGTTTGAGCGCCTTGTGGATTCGTTCGGCGGC is part of the Mycolicibacterium tusciae JS617 genome and encodes:
- a CDS encoding TetR/AcrR family transcriptional regulator, producing the protein MRTHGWSGSAPATDEEAISRILDAASKVIDARGAEFSISDVARALGVTRQTVYRYFPSTDALLIAAAVHAASGFIDRLAAHMRGITDPADAIAEAVATVLEWLPEDKHLGLLIMPGQPSPHTESVTSDVALDFGHSMVRRFDVDWAGLGFSDADLGELVEHLLRIIQSFVIDPGRPPRQGAELRSYLRRWVGGAIQPSAEPTIRPPSAAATSGPRTPTTHRH